A segment of the Devriesea agamarum genome:
CGCATCGACGCCATGCAGATTGCCGTCGGCATGCCACAGCGACACCGGCTGCGCCCCGGCCACACGAATCGCGCGCAACGCATCCCGATCATCCAGGGATCCGGGGAACGTGACGACGCCGATCCGCATCAGGCGTCCTTCTCTGCGGCGCGAACGGACACCACATCTTCGATGACCGGGTTGGACAAAAGAATTCGGGCGGCCTCAGCGGCGCGGGCCAGGACCTCCTCGGTCACCTCGCCCTCCACCTCAAGCTCGAAGCGCTTACCTTGGCGCACACCGGTAAATCCGTGCAGTCCAAGCCGGGGCAGCGCCCCGGCGACCGCCTTACCTTGAGGGTCTAAAATCTCGGGCTTCGGCATGACGTCGACGACAACGCGTCCCATGTGCTCTCCCTCGGGGTCGGTGCGCGGGCGGCAGATGACGCGCACCATTCTAGAGTGAAATGGCAGGTGGTGATGACGCAGTCCGCTGTGGGCACTAGATTGGTAATACACCCCGAAGATGGGGGCTTACGACGAGGAAAAGGGCCTGCCGTGAAGATTCGCCATTACCGCCATTCGTGCATGAGTGTCAGCCTCGCCGGGAAACAGTTGCTCGTGGATCCAGGCAATTTCTCCGACCCCGTGGTCGGCAGCCTGACGGGCCTTTCTGCGGTGCTGCTT
Coding sequences within it:
- the purS gene encoding phosphoribosylformylglycinamidine synthase subunit PurS, yielding MGRVVVDVMPKPEILDPQGKAVAGALPRLGLHGFTGVRQGKRFELEVEGEVTEEVLARAAEAARILLSNPVIEDVVSVRAAEKDA